In Microbacterium maritypicum, the following are encoded in one genomic region:
- the cydD gene encoding thiol reductant ABC exporter subunit CydD: protein MKPVDPRLLRYAGAARGFLAASALIGVVQTAVVIVFAWLLTDAVTGAIAGRDVSASLIWLLLTALLRGLLIAASDAAGTRAAAKTGMQLRSALISAVGRLGPGWLAQRNQTELAVTAGHGLEALDAYFARYIPQLVLTVIATPVVVAVMWWQDWPSGLTAIITLPLIPLFLILIGMATRTVQTRQWQTLQRLAARFADTVQGLSTLRLFGRDRRAADRIEVTADEYRRETMKVLRFSFLSGFAMELLASLAVALIAVSVGFRLLSGDLTLEVGLFVLLLAPEAFLPIRQVGVQFHAAAEGVAATEDVFEVLDAARARVQMQDGSTDAGGIAGESSGIRESILQVGPAGPARPVGPAGPVGPAGPADAGALVVEGLRVRDLPPVSFTAEPGTITLIEGPSGAGKSSLLAALRGAADFDGMATFAGRDLRGLSPAVWLAWAGQTPGLMRGTVAANVALGDPEPDADRIRVALDDACAEGIDLALELGVQGSGLSGGQAQRVAVARALYRQSSDPCRMLALDEPSSALDPDTEDRLWRSLRARADAGASILLVSHRRTARDIADHIVTLGVNA from the coding sequence GTGAAACCCGTCGATCCGAGACTGCTGCGCTACGCGGGTGCCGCGAGGGGGTTCCTCGCGGCATCCGCGTTGATCGGCGTCGTCCAGACGGCGGTCGTTATCGTCTTCGCCTGGCTGCTGACGGATGCCGTCACCGGGGCGATCGCGGGGCGTGACGTCTCGGCATCCCTGATCTGGTTGCTGCTCACGGCGCTGCTGCGCGGGCTGCTGATCGCCGCCTCGGATGCCGCGGGCACCCGGGCCGCCGCGAAGACCGGGATGCAGCTGCGCTCGGCCCTGATCTCGGCGGTCGGTCGATTGGGACCGGGGTGGCTCGCGCAGCGGAACCAGACCGAGCTCGCCGTGACCGCGGGACACGGACTGGAAGCGCTCGACGCGTACTTCGCCCGCTACATCCCGCAGCTCGTGCTGACCGTGATCGCGACGCCGGTGGTGGTGGCCGTGATGTGGTGGCAGGACTGGCCGAGCGGGCTCACCGCGATCATCACCCTGCCGCTGATCCCGCTGTTCCTGATCCTCATCGGGATGGCGACCCGCACCGTGCAGACGCGGCAGTGGCAGACGCTGCAGCGCCTCGCCGCCCGCTTCGCCGACACGGTGCAGGGGCTGTCGACGCTGCGGCTGTTCGGGCGTGACCGGCGGGCGGCCGACCGCATCGAGGTCACCGCCGACGAGTACCGCCGCGAGACCATGAAGGTGCTGCGGTTCTCGTTCCTGTCCGGCTTCGCGATGGAACTGCTGGCCTCGCTCGCGGTCGCACTGATCGCGGTGTCGGTCGGGTTCCGGCTGCTGTCGGGCGACCTGACACTCGAGGTCGGGCTGTTCGTGCTGCTGCTCGCGCCCGAGGCGTTCCTGCCGATCAGGCAGGTGGGGGTGCAGTTCCACGCGGCCGCCGAGGGGGTCGCGGCGACCGAAGACGTGTTCGAGGTGCTCGACGCGGCGCGGGCCCGGGTACAGATGCAGGACGGTTCCACGGATGCAGGAGGAATCGCCGGCGAATCGTCCGGCATCCGTGAATCGATCCTGCAAGTGGGACCGGCGGGACCGGCGAGACCGGTGGGACCGGCGGGACCGGTGGGGCCGGCGGGACCGGCGGATGCGGGAGCCCTCGTGGTCGAAGGGCTGCGCGTGCGGGACCTGCCTCCCGTGTCGTTCACCGCCGAGCCCGGAACGATCACGCTGATCGAGGGGCCGAGCGGCGCGGGCAAGTCCTCCCTGCTCGCGGCGCTCCGGGGCGCGGCCGACTTCGACGGGATGGCCACCTTCGCCGGGCGCGACCTCCGAGGGCTCTCCCCGGCGGTCTGGCTCGCCTGGGCCGGGCAGACTCCGGGGCTGATGCGGGGGACAGTGGCGGCGAACGTCGCACTCGGCGATCCGGAACCGGATGCCGACCGCATCCGAGTGGCGCTCGACGACGCCTGTGCGGAGGGCATCGACCTCGCCCTCGAACTCGGCGTGCAGGGCAGCGGTCTGTCGGGCGGTCAGGCGCAGCGCGTCGCTGTCGCCCGAGCGCTGTACCGTCAGTCGTCCGACCCGTGCCGGATGCTCGCGCTCGACGAGCCCTCGAGTGCTCTCGACCCCGACACCGAGGACCGGCTCTGGCGTTCGCTGCGCGCACGAGCGGATGCCGGGGCGAGCATCCTCCTGGTGTCGCACCGTCGGACCGCGCGGGACATCGCCGATCACATCGTGACGCTGGGGGTGAACGCATGA
- a CDS encoding helix-turn-helix domain-containing protein, translated as MANGGSVCGPISSYSRVQILHLLFEAGSTRARAELTIAELCEATGLHPNTVREHLQRLIEGGHVIPTVEHRKTRGRPRTLYRAATGAPGASSPVARDKAKAAARRGDLMRSMIPDAASDLGREATYQLDALVEHLEESGFEPVVDDGSLSVDLSPCPHAASRSEDRPMLCRVHLELMQSVLNEAGGPLEAECVRDAVLASDCTVQLRDATARMAEGTTLRRHTAGQRPHRTGVAHGMA; from the coding sequence ATGGCCAACGGCGGGTCCGTTTGCGGGCCGATATCGAGCTACTCCCGGGTGCAGATCCTGCACCTGCTCTTCGAGGCGGGAAGCACGAGGGCGCGCGCCGAACTGACGATCGCGGAGCTGTGCGAGGCCACGGGGCTGCATCCCAACACGGTCCGCGAGCACCTGCAGCGCCTGATCGAAGGCGGCCACGTCATCCCGACCGTCGAGCACCGCAAGACGCGCGGACGACCGCGCACCCTCTACCGGGCAGCCACGGGCGCGCCGGGCGCGTCCAGCCCGGTGGCGCGCGACAAGGCCAAGGCGGCTGCGCGTCGGGGCGACCTGATGCGCAGCATGATTCCCGACGCGGCGTCCGACCTCGGCCGTGAGGCCACGTATCAGCTCGACGCGCTGGTGGAGCACCTGGAGGAGAGCGGCTTCGAGCCGGTCGTCGACGACGGCAGCCTCTCGGTCGACCTCAGCCCGTGCCCGCATGCGGCCAGTCGGTCGGAGGACCGTCCGATGCTGTGCCGCGTGCATCTCGAGCTCATGCAGAGCGTGCTGAACGAGGCCGGCGGACCACTCGAAGCCGAGTGCGTCCGCGACGCGGTCCTCGCATCGGATTGCACCGTCCAGCTGCGCGACGCCACGGCGCGGATGGCTGAGGGAACGACGCTGCGGCGTCACACCGCGGGGCAACGGCCTCACAGAACAGGAGTAGCGCATGGAATGGCTTGA
- a CDS encoding MFS transporter: MSSAATSPAPSELKGGFAQVILATLASTVGFWAWMAIAPLQKAYATDMGLDEGQISLMLATPVLVGALGRIVVGAMTDRFGGRKMFTAVLLISVPAVLLVAVAGEIRSFPLLLIAGFYLGVAGTIFAVGIPFSSAWFPPARRGFANGVFGMGMIGTAVSAFFTPRLVESIGYLPTHLVIAGALAALAVLSWFFLRDSPVWRPNTERFVPKVIGALKLAVTWEMAFLYGIVFGGFVAFSTFLPKYLTTIYPNDVDVVGAGTRTALFAAAAVIARPIGGVLADRFGPKVIALISLGGIVSLAYIVGQQPPEGVVTGVTFILMAAAMGLGMGAVFAWIGPSTPPEKVGSVSGIVAAAGGLGGYFPPLVMGATYNPDTNSYSLGLWLLVFVGAFALVVAGMLRDVGGKRNLGRS, encoded by the coding sequence ATGAGTTCTGCCGCAACTTCCCCCGCCCCGTCCGAACTCAAAGGCGGCTTCGCGCAGGTGATCCTCGCGACTCTCGCCTCCACGGTCGGGTTCTGGGCCTGGATGGCGATCGCTCCACTGCAGAAGGCGTACGCCACCGATATGGGCCTCGATGAGGGGCAGATCTCGCTGATGCTGGCCACGCCCGTGCTGGTGGGCGCGCTCGGACGCATCGTCGTCGGTGCGATGACCGATCGCTTCGGCGGGCGGAAGATGTTCACCGCCGTGCTGCTGATCTCGGTTCCGGCCGTCCTCCTCGTCGCGGTGGCGGGAGAGATCCGCAGCTTCCCCCTGCTGCTGATCGCCGGGTTCTACCTCGGTGTCGCCGGAACGATCTTCGCGGTCGGCATCCCGTTCTCGAGCGCCTGGTTCCCGCCGGCTCGACGTGGGTTCGCGAACGGCGTCTTCGGGATGGGGATGATCGGCACGGCCGTCTCGGCGTTCTTCACGCCCCGCCTGGTGGAGTCGATCGGCTACCTCCCCACGCACCTGGTGATCGCGGGGGCACTGGCCGCACTCGCCGTGCTTTCCTGGTTCTTCCTCCGCGACTCGCCGGTCTGGCGGCCCAACACGGAGCGATTCGTGCCGAAGGTCATCGGTGCGCTCAAGCTCGCGGTGACGTGGGAGATGGCCTTCCTCTACGGCATCGTTTTCGGCGGCTTCGTCGCATTCTCGACCTTCCTGCCCAAGTACCTCACCACGATCTATCCCAACGACGTCGATGTCGTCGGAGCGGGGACACGAACCGCTCTGTTCGCCGCGGCGGCGGTCATCGCGCGTCCCATCGGCGGCGTGCTGGCCGACCGCTTCGGCCCCAAGGTGATCGCACTGATCTCACTCGGTGGGATCGTCTCCCTCGCCTACATCGTGGGCCAGCAGCCGCCCGAGGGCGTGGTCACCGGGGTGACCTTCATCCTGATGGCCGCGGCGATGGGGCTCGGCATGGGGGCGGTCTTCGCCTGGATCGGCCCATCGACGCCACCGGAGAAGGTCGGATCGGTCAGCGGCATCGTCGCGGCAGCGGGCGGCCTCGGCGGATACTTCCCGCCGCTGGTCATGGGAGCGACATACAACCCCGACACCAACTCCTACTCGCTCGGTCTATGGCTCCTGGTTTTCGTCGGCGCCTTCGCCCTGGTGGTCGCGGGAATGCTCCGAGACGTCGGTGGAAAGCGTAACCTGGGCAGATCGTGA
- a CDS encoding cytochrome ubiquinol oxidase subunit I — translation MEWLDPLALARWQFGLTTVYHYLFVPLTIGMALVAAIFQTAWVRTGKVQYLHLTRFFGKIFLINFAMGVVTGIVQEFQFGMNWSDYSRFVGDVFGAPLAFEGLLAFFFEATFIGLWIFGWDKLPQKLHLATIWCVSIGSILSAYFIIAANAFMQNPVGYTFNEATNRAELTDFWALLTNPVALAAFPHTIFGAFMFAAGVVISVSAWHLSRGQHFDTMRISLKFGLWAMIVSTAGVVLTGDQLGLAMYAAQPMKMAAAEATFNTVCGPDASFSLFTLGTPDGSSELFSIRVPYLLSLLSTHTLDACVHGINDLNAEYAQTYAATGLEDFAPVLWITYWAFRWMIGLGIAAALVAVAGLWLTRKGAKKPPAQWMWKLAIWSFPLALAANIMGWVFTEMGRQPWIVFGLMTTQDGVSPGVSGLEVLISLISFTAIYAALAVVEIRLIIRAAQKGPDTDEQPHEETAQLPSVVY, via the coding sequence ATGGAATGGCTTGATCCGCTCGCTCTCGCCCGATGGCAATTCGGGCTGACGACCGTCTACCATTACCTCTTCGTTCCGCTGACGATCGGCATGGCCCTGGTGGCCGCGATCTTCCAGACCGCGTGGGTGCGCACCGGCAAGGTCCAGTACCTGCACCTGACCCGCTTCTTCGGCAAGATCTTCCTGATCAACTTCGCCATGGGCGTCGTCACCGGCATCGTGCAGGAGTTCCAGTTCGGCATGAACTGGTCGGACTACTCCCGCTTCGTCGGCGACGTGTTCGGCGCCCCGCTCGCCTTCGAGGGGCTCCTCGCGTTCTTCTTCGAGGCGACGTTCATCGGACTGTGGATCTTCGGCTGGGACAAGCTCCCGCAGAAACTCCACCTCGCCACGATCTGGTGCGTCTCGATCGGCAGCATCCTCTCGGCGTACTTCATCATCGCCGCCAACGCGTTCATGCAGAACCCGGTCGGCTACACCTTCAACGAGGCGACCAACCGCGCCGAGTTGACGGACTTCTGGGCCCTGCTGACCAACCCCGTCGCGCTCGCCGCGTTCCCGCACACGATCTTCGGCGCGTTCATGTTCGCCGCCGGTGTCGTCATCTCGGTGTCGGCCTGGCATCTCTCGCGCGGCCAGCACTTCGACACGATGCGCATCTCGCTCAAGTTCGGGCTGTGGGCGATGATCGTCTCCACCGCCGGGGTCGTGCTCACGGGAGACCAGCTCGGACTCGCGATGTATGCCGCGCAGCCGATGAAGATGGCGGCAGCGGAGGCGACGTTCAACACGGTCTGCGGGCCGGACGCCTCGTTCAGCCTCTTCACCCTGGGTACGCCGGACGGCAGCTCCGAGCTGTTCTCGATCCGGGTGCCGTACCTGCTGTCGCTGCTGTCGACGCACACTCTCGACGCGTGCGTGCACGGCATCAACGACCTGAACGCCGAGTACGCCCAGACGTACGCCGCGACGGGGCTCGAGGACTTCGCCCCGGTCCTGTGGATCACGTACTGGGCGTTCCGCTGGATGATCGGCCTGGGCATCGCGGCCGCCCTCGTCGCCGTCGCCGGCCTCTGGCTGACCCGCAAGGGCGCCAAGAAGCCCCCGGCGCAGTGGATGTGGAAGCTCGCGATCTGGTCGTTCCCGCTCGCGCTCGCCGCCAACATCATGGGCTGGGTCTTCACCGAGATGGGCAGACAGCCCTGGATCGTGTTCGGGTTGATGACCACCCAGGACGGTGTCTCGCCGGGAGTCAGCGGCCTCGAGGTGCTGATCTCGCTGATCTCGTTCACGGCGATCTACGCGGCGCTCGCCGTCGTCGAGATCCGCCTCATCATCCGGGCCGCGCAGAAGGGACCGGACACCGACGAGCAACCGCACGAGGAGACGGCCCAGCTGCCGTCGGTCGTCTACTGA
- the cydC gene encoding thiol reductant ABC exporter subunit CydC, translated as MSGSTRRERIRGVLQLAQPPIGRFVPGLVWGVLSAAAAVSLLAVSGWLIVSASIVDSLVPLSIAVVGVRFFAVSRAVTRYLERLSGHDAALRQLASTRADMVRRVTPLSPAGLGATDRGQMLTALVDDVENLQNLPLRVVQPLGVAAVVAVGAVGFIAFVSPPAALTLAVCLLAAAAAAIGLGWVFGSRAEALVSVRRAELSAALVDYFGSLDVLLAYGAEALARERIAAADSALRRVVDRASFAQAIAAGVVSAVAGAASVWALAAAAPGLVDGSIDGPWLAVAVLVPMVVFEIFGAVPVAAASWRSVRSSAERIVDTLPERMPDELRPDAGDDVEFDGTPTIRMRGVRANWPGGAPALTGVDLDLRPGERVLVAGPSGAGKSSLAAVLVGFLRVQGEYLIDGQDAAEMSGPALRRTIGLCEQSPQLFDEDIRQNLLFARDTATDDELYAVLDRVGLGEWARERGGLDARVGDRGVLVSGGQAQRLALARALLRGFPVLVLDEPTAGVDPDASDALLRDLLEAAGEQSVLLISHVAPPAGTVDRVVRLEGGRTV; from the coding sequence ATGAGCGGGTCGACACGTCGCGAACGGATCCGCGGTGTCCTGCAGCTCGCGCAGCCGCCGATCGGACGCTTCGTCCCCGGCCTCGTCTGGGGCGTGTTGTCGGCCGCCGCCGCCGTGAGCCTGCTGGCGGTCAGCGGCTGGCTGATCGTGAGCGCGTCCATCGTCGACTCGCTCGTCCCGCTGTCGATCGCGGTCGTCGGCGTGCGGTTCTTCGCGGTGTCCCGCGCCGTCACCCGCTATCTCGAGCGGCTGAGCGGCCACGATGCTGCGCTGCGACAGCTCGCCTCGACGCGGGCCGACATGGTGCGGAGAGTGACACCGCTCTCTCCGGCCGGTCTCGGTGCGACGGATCGCGGACAGATGCTCACCGCCCTGGTGGACGACGTCGAGAACCTGCAGAACCTGCCGCTGCGCGTGGTGCAGCCGCTCGGGGTCGCCGCGGTCGTGGCGGTCGGTGCCGTGGGCTTCATCGCATTCGTCTCGCCGCCGGCCGCCCTCACGCTGGCGGTGTGCCTGTTGGCCGCTGCGGCCGCGGCGATCGGACTCGGCTGGGTGTTCGGCTCGCGTGCCGAAGCGCTCGTGTCCGTGCGACGGGCCGAGCTCTCGGCCGCGCTGGTCGACTACTTCGGCAGCCTCGACGTGCTCCTGGCCTACGGTGCCGAGGCGCTGGCGCGCGAGCGGATCGCGGCGGCGGATTCCGCCCTGCGACGCGTCGTCGATCGCGCCTCATTCGCGCAGGCCATCGCCGCGGGTGTCGTCTCCGCGGTCGCCGGGGCGGCGTCCGTGTGGGCGCTCGCCGCTGCCGCGCCCGGACTCGTCGACGGTTCCATCGACGGGCCGTGGCTGGCCGTCGCAGTCCTGGTGCCGATGGTGGTGTTCGAGATCTTCGGCGCGGTTCCGGTGGCCGCGGCGTCATGGCGGAGCGTCCGTTCGAGCGCGGAGCGCATCGTCGACACGTTGCCGGAGCGGATGCCCGACGAGCTCCGCCCAGACGCGGGCGACGACGTCGAGTTTGACGGTACGCCGACGATCCGGATGCGTGGCGTTCGCGCGAACTGGCCCGGCGGTGCTCCTGCGCTCACGGGGGTCGACCTCGATCTGCGGCCAGGGGAGCGGGTGCTGGTGGCAGGGCCGAGTGGGGCGGGGAAGAGCTCGCTGGCGGCTGTGCTCGTCGGCTTCCTCCGCGTGCAGGGCGAGTACCTGATCGACGGGCAGGACGCGGCGGAGATGTCCGGGCCGGCGCTGCGTCGGACCATCGGCCTCTGCGAGCAGAGCCCCCAGCTGTTCGATGAGGACATCCGCCAGAACCTGCTCTTCGCGCGCGACACGGCGACCGACGACGAACTGTATGCCGTGCTCGACCGGGTCGGCCTCGGGGAGTGGGCCCGGGAGCGCGGTGGCCTCGACGCGAGGGTCGGCGACCGTGGCGTGCTCGTGTCGGGTGGCCAGGCGCAGCGCCTCGCGCTCGCCCGCGCCCTGCTGCGTGGGTTCCCCGTGCTGGTGCTGGACGAGCCCACGGCGGGAGTCGACCCCGACGCGTCCGACGCGCTGCTGCGCGACCTGCTCGAGGCGGCGGGGGAGCAGTCGGTGCTGTTGATCTCGCACGTGGCACCGCCCGCAGGCACGGTCGATCGCGTCGTGCGGCTCGAGGGCGGCCGCACGGTCTGA
- the radA gene encoding DNA repair protein RadA has translation MATRKPAPPAYVCTECGWTTAKWVGRCGECQQWGTVQEQAAQTGILRRVGPVAPTADRAARPITQITTQDAPRRSSGVGEFDRVLGGGIVPGAAILLSGEPGVGKSTLLLEVAAQAARGGRRVLYASAEESPGQVRLRAERTGALHDELYLASETDLATILGHIDEVKPQLVIVDSVQTVSSSLIDGAAGQPSQVREVAATLIRIAKDRDLPIIIVGHVTKDGQVAGPRVLEHLVDVVCHFEGDRQTSLRFIRALKNRFGPTDEVGCFEMTGDGIAEVPDPSGLFLSQGATEPGTCVAISLEGRRALPVEVQALTVPSNAPNPRRIVHGVDSSRVAMVLAILERRANIKTSTLDVYVSTVGGVRFTEPAADLAIAIAVAGSIQQFSVPRTVAAVGELSLAGEIRPVTQAAQRRSEAARLGYEQVVDDRSKTLRAALGDVRARNTSRRSDRDVPPF, from the coding sequence ATGGCCACCCGAAAACCCGCTCCTCCAGCCTACGTCTGCACGGAATGCGGGTGGACCACCGCCAAGTGGGTCGGCCGCTGCGGCGAATGCCAGCAGTGGGGCACGGTTCAGGAGCAGGCAGCGCAGACCGGCATCCTCCGACGCGTCGGCCCCGTCGCTCCGACGGCGGATCGCGCGGCACGACCGATCACGCAGATCACGACGCAGGATGCTCCGCGGCGCTCGAGCGGCGTCGGGGAGTTCGACCGGGTGCTCGGCGGCGGCATCGTGCCCGGAGCCGCGATCCTGCTCAGCGGCGAGCCGGGAGTCGGCAAATCGACCCTGCTGCTCGAGGTCGCGGCCCAGGCGGCTCGCGGCGGTCGCCGTGTCCTGTACGCCAGTGCCGAGGAGTCGCCGGGCCAGGTGCGCCTGCGCGCCGAACGTACCGGCGCCCTGCACGACGAGCTGTACCTGGCGAGCGAGACCGACCTGGCGACCATCCTCGGCCACATCGACGAGGTCAAGCCGCAGCTCGTGATCGTCGACTCGGTGCAGACCGTCTCGTCGTCGCTGATCGACGGTGCCGCCGGGCAGCCGAGCCAGGTGCGCGAGGTCGCGGCGACACTGATCCGCATCGCGAAGGACCGCGATCTGCCGATCATCATCGTGGGCCACGTGACGAAAGACGGCCAGGTCGCCGGCCCCCGCGTGCTCGAGCACCTGGTCGACGTGGTGTGCCATTTCGAGGGCGACCGGCAGACGTCGCTGCGCTTCATCCGCGCGCTAAAGAACCGCTTCGGTCCGACCGACGAGGTCGGCTGCTTCGAGATGACGGGCGACGGAATTGCCGAAGTCCCCGACCCTTCTGGGCTCTTCCTCTCGCAGGGTGCCACCGAGCCGGGAACCTGCGTCGCGATCTCCCTCGAGGGGCGCCGCGCGCTTCCCGTCGAGGTGCAAGCACTCACGGTGCCCAGCAACGCTCCGAATCCCCGCCGCATCGTGCACGGGGTCGACTCGTCGCGCGTGGCGATGGTGCTGGCGATCCTCGAACGGCGCGCGAACATCAAGACAAGCACGCTCGACGTCTACGTGTCGACCGTGGGCGGCGTGCGCTTCACCGAACCGGCCGCCGACCTCGCCATCGCCATCGCCGTGGCCGGCTCCATCCAGCAGTTCTCGGTGCCGCGCACGGTCGCCGCCGTCGGTGAGCTCAGCCTCGCGGGTGAGATCCGTCCGGTCACCCAAGCGGCGCAACGTCGATCCGAGGCCGCTCGTCTCGGTTACGAGCAGGTCGTCGACGACCGATCGAAGACCCTCCGCGCCGCGCTCGGCGATGTCCGCGCCCGCAACACGTCACGCCGTTCCGATCGCGACGTTCCGCCGTTCTGA
- the moaA gene encoding GTP 3',8-cyclase MoaA: MPPAPASHPTSGALLDTHGRSHKDLRISLTDRCSLRCTYCMPEQGNEWLARESILSVDEIVRVARIAAEAGITTFRLTGGEPLLRRDIVDIVRRLREIDTEDGPVQVAMTTNGIRLDEVLDDLISAGLSRLNISIDTLRPDRFAALTRRDRLDDVLRGIAAASASGLRPLKLNTVAMRGVNDDELCDLVEFATARGAELRFIEQMPLDSGHTWDRDRMVTREEILDTLSERWTLTEIPGRGGAPAERWHLDGGAATVGVIASVTAPFCGACDRLRLTADGQLRNCLFSTDEFDLLPVLRATGDPGSDAAVDDVLRRCVWAKLPGHAINDPAFLQPARGMNAIGG, from the coding sequence ATGCCGCCGGCGCCGGCGTCGCACCCGACGTCGGGTGCGCTCCTCGATACGCATGGTCGGAGCCACAAGGACCTCCGCATCTCGCTCACCGACAGGTGCTCGTTGCGCTGCACCTACTGCATGCCGGAGCAGGGCAACGAGTGGCTCGCGCGCGAGTCGATCCTGTCCGTCGACGAGATCGTCCGGGTCGCCCGTATCGCCGCCGAGGCCGGCATCACGACCTTCCGCCTCACCGGCGGCGAACCGCTGCTACGCCGCGACATCGTCGACATCGTGCGTCGACTGCGAGAGATCGATACCGAGGACGGCCCCGTCCAGGTCGCGATGACGACGAACGGAATCCGCCTCGACGAGGTGCTCGACGACCTGATCTCCGCCGGTCTGAGCCGCCTGAACATCTCGATCGACACGCTGCGCCCCGACAGGTTCGCCGCCCTGACGCGACGTGACCGCCTCGACGACGTGCTGCGCGGGATCGCGGCGGCCTCGGCCTCGGGGCTGCGTCCCCTCAAGCTGAACACCGTCGCGATGCGCGGAGTCAACGACGACGAGCTGTGCGACCTCGTCGAGTTCGCGACAGCCCGCGGAGCCGAGCTGCGCTTCATCGAGCAGATGCCGCTCGACTCCGGTCACACCTGGGATCGCGATCGGATGGTCACGCGGGAGGAGATCCTCGACACGCTCTCCGAGCGCTGGACGCTGACCGAGATCCCCGGCCGGGGTGGGGCACCCGCCGAGCGGTGGCATCTCGACGGAGGGGCGGCGACCGTCGGCGTGATCGCCTCGGTGACGGCTCCCTTCTGCGGCGCATGCGATCGCCTGCGCCTCACGGCCGATGGGCAGCTGCGGAACTGTCTTTTCTCCACCGATGAGTTCGACCTCCTGCCCGTGCTTCGCGCCACGGGCGACCCCGGCAGCGACGCGGCGGTCGACGACGTGCTGCGGCGCTGCGTCTGGGCCAAGCTGCCCGGACACGCGATCAACGACCCGGCCTTCCTCCAGCCTGCACGCGGCATGAACGCGATCGGCGGCTGA
- the cydB gene encoding cytochrome d ubiquinol oxidase subunit II encodes MDLATLWFFIVAFFFVGYFVLDGFDFGVGMSLPFLGKDDVSRRQVINTIGPVWDLNETWVIVAGAVLFASFPEWYATLFSGFYLPLLLILLALILRGVSFEYRHQRDSAKWKAGFDRMIVIGSVVPALLWGVAFGNIVQGVAIDENHIYVGGFFALLNPYALLVGVTTLLLFFLHGVLFVALKTDGQVHEDARRLAKRAAIPTILVAAATVIWTVAIAMGREAPLLWLVIGAGALAAVSLIAAVGLSLVRRDGWAFFSGMLTVLFAVVMLFAALFPFVMPSTIDPAYSLTIANASSTPYTLQIMSWTALIAMPLVLAYQAWTYWVFRKRVTRKSIEGAPAHA; translated from the coding sequence ATGGATCTCGCAACACTCTGGTTCTTCATCGTCGCCTTCTTCTTCGTGGGCTACTTCGTGCTCGACGGGTTCGACTTCGGAGTCGGCATGTCGCTGCCGTTCCTCGGCAAGGACGACGTCTCGCGCCGTCAGGTCATCAACACGATCGGTCCGGTCTGGGATCTCAACGAGACCTGGGTCATCGTCGCCGGCGCCGTGCTGTTCGCGTCGTTCCCCGAGTGGTACGCGACGCTGTTCAGCGGGTTCTACCTGCCGCTGCTGCTGATCCTGCTCGCGCTGATCCTGCGCGGCGTCTCGTTCGAGTACCGGCACCAGCGCGACAGCGCGAAGTGGAAGGCCGGCTTCGACCGGATGATCGTGATCGGCTCGGTCGTGCCGGCGCTGCTGTGGGGCGTTGCCTTCGGCAACATCGTGCAGGGCGTCGCGATCGACGAGAACCACATCTACGTCGGCGGCTTCTTCGCGCTGCTGAACCCGTATGCCCTGCTGGTCGGCGTCACCACGCTGCTGCTGTTCTTCCTGCACGGCGTGCTTTTCGTCGCGCTCAAGACCGACGGTCAGGTGCACGAGGATGCGCGGCGTCTGGCGAAGAGGGCGGCCATCCCGACCATCCTCGTGGCGGCCGCAACGGTGATCTGGACGGTCGCGATCGCGATGGGGCGCGAGGCTCCGCTGCTCTGGCTCGTCATCGGTGCCGGTGCGCTCGCGGCGGTCAGTCTCATCGCAGCTGTCGGGCTCTCGCTCGTTCGGCGCGACGGCTGGGCGTTCTTCTCCGGCATGCTCACGGTGCTGTTCGCCGTGGTGATGCTGTTCGCCGCCCTGTTCCCGTTCGTGATGCCGTCGACGATCGACCCGGCCTACAGCCTCACGATCGCCAACGCATCCAGCACCCCGTATACGCTGCAGATCATGAGCTGGACCGCCCTGATCGCGATGCCGCTCGTGCTCGCGTACCAGGCGTGGACCTACTGGGTGTTCCGTAAGCGCGTCACCCGGAAGTCCATCGAGGGGGCTCCGGCGCACGCGTGA